A genome region from Taeniopygia guttata chromosome 5, bTaeGut7.mat, whole genome shotgun sequence includes the following:
- the CCDC9B gene encoding coiled-coil domain-containing protein 9B isoform X3 — MQHPCEVAPLEPTEILQSCSNPGAKDTAVDDAVLRKKEQKDVELDKKILALRKKNEALIRRYQEIEEDKKRAEQGGMAVTSRRPKQDGLTITITKAHNDKRVVSEKWGSPCPTSPAFGIGSEEEEEEEEADHMFTFRMGKRMQLAVTMDNKAKGKRIVSEKRAESFPGPGRVPDLSEEEMDHLVAFRRGRRMQIAITMDNKEKGEERRTAEKRRSDSERGPESEHSRKDGGKPVQKSPGDLSFPMTGRERSEYIRWKRERDQIDLERLARHKNAKGEWRRAWDVEKSEHMFEEDFVKDGEPALDNPSSKKGGRNARKFQHRSFPADGRGGGHHGVNVSNLGPKAVPAVSSRAKGKDRLTGRARRWDAKEGEDMSLVKDDLDGQRSLGTDRRKSRGDEGVEENCTAELEEKGKQPSLQNHGASSSQHLQSGKVQPAQNGQKEEWRGVRGCSTEVSVASAGNSEPGPKPSKESLGEDASAKPGTADMSLEKESTDSTASESSLQSTRPGSEETLSLPMGVNVDGAGLEKQPASEQEPSENSSSSHGGKLDTGAGDRLDADQGQLVSKGGEEVTQTTALEGQALALQESEDAEGTEHHKPSPPGKASSDKAVVPEQDTAKSQSGEGDQPEDYKDSGDTHN; from the exons GATACTGCTGTGGATGATGCTGTGTTAAggaagaaagagcagaaagatgTTGAACTTGATAAGAAAATCTTGGCTTTGCGGAAAAAAAATGAAGCGCTGATACGAAGGTACCAG GAAATAGAAGAGGACAAAAAGCGAGCGGAACAGGGGGGAATGGCTGTTACCTCCAGGAGGCCCAAGCAGGATGGACTTACTATTACCATCACCAAAGCTCACAAT GACAAAAGGGTGGTGAGTGAGAAATGGGGAAGCCCCTGTCCTACAAGCCCTGCATTTGGCATTggcagtgaggaagaggaggaggaggaggaagcagatCATATGTTCACATTCAGGATGGGGAAGAGGATGCAGCTGGCTGTTACCATGGACAACAAAGCAAAG GGCAAGAGGATTGTCAGCGAGAAACGCGCCGAGAGCTTCCCTGGCCCGGGCCGAGTGCCGGACCTGAGCGAGGAGGAGATGGACCATTTGGTGGCTTTCCGACGGGGAAGGAGGATGCAGATTGCCATCACCATGGATAACAAGGAAAAG GGAGAAGAGCGGAGAACAGCAGAGAAGAGGAGATCAGACAGTGAGAGAGGCCCAGAAAGTGAGCACAGCCGGAAG GATGGTGGGAAGCCAGTCCAGAAGAGCCCTGGAGACCTGAGTTTCCCCATGACTGGCCGGGAGCGCTCAGAGTACATCCGCTGGAAGAGGGAGCGAGACCAGATTGACCTGGAGCGCCTGGCACGTCACAAGAATGCCAAGGGCGAGTGGCGACGGGCTTGGGATGTGGAGAAATCAGAGCACAT GTTTGAAGAGGACTTTGTTAAGGATGGGGAGCCAGCCTTGGATAATCCCAGCAGTAAGAAAG GGGGAAGGAATGCAAGGAAATTCCAGCACAGGTCTTTTCCTGCAGACGGGAGAG GTGGAGGACATCATGGAGTGAACGTGAGCAACCTTGGTCCGAAAGCAGTGCCTGCTGTGAGCAGCCGAGCCAAGGGGAAGGACAGACTGACAggcagagccagaag ATGGGATGCAAAAGAAGGCGAGGACATGTCTCTTGTGAAGGATGACCTTGATGGCCAG AGGAGCCTTGGTACGGACAGGCGGAAGAGCAGAGGTGACGAGGGGGTGGAAGAGAActgcacagctgagctggaggaaaaggggaaacagCCAAGCCTCCAGAATCACGGGGCCTCCTCCTCACAGCATCTGCAAAGTGGGAAGGTCCAGCCTGCCCAGAATGGCCAGAAGGAGGAGTGGAGGGGAGtgaggggctgcagcacagaggtATCTGTGGCCAGCGCCGGGAACTCCGAGCCAGGGCCCAAGCCAAGCAAGGAAAGTCTTGGGGAAGATGCCAGTGCGAAGCCTGGCACTGCTGACATGTCCCTGGAGAAGGAGAGCACTGACAGCACTGCTTCagagagcagccttcagagcaCTAGGCCTGGCAGTGAGGAGACCTTGTCACTGCCCATGGGAGTGAATGTAGATGGAGCTGGGTTGGAGAAACAGCCAGCTTCAGAACAGGAGCCCTCTGAGAACTCTTCCAGCAGCCATGGAGGAAAGCTCGacacaggagcaggagacagACTGGATGCAGACCAAGGACAGCTGGTGAGCAAAGGAGGGGAAGAAGTGACCCAAACCACTGCTCTTGAGGGACAGGCACTTGCACTACAAGAAAGTGAAGATGCTGAAGGCACTGAACACCATAAGCCTTCACCCCCAGGGAAAGCCAGCTCTGACAAGGCTGTTGTGCCTGAGCAGGACACGGCAAAATCCCAGTCTGGGGAAGGGGACCAACCTGAAGACTACAAGGACAGTGGGGACACTCATAACTAG
- the CCDC9B gene encoding coiled-coil domain-containing protein 9B isoform X1, giving the protein MQHPCEVAPLEPTEILQSCSNPGAKDTAVDDAVLRKKEQKDVELDKKILALRKKNEALIRRYQEIEEDKKRAEQGGMAVTSRRPKQDGLTITITKAHNDLKDAITQTEHYGQDSPALSMDKRVVSEKWGSPCPTSPAFGIGSEEEEEEEEADHMFTFRMGKRMQLAVTMDNKAKGKRIVSEKRAESFPGPGRVPDLSEEEMDHLVAFRRGRRMQIAITMDNKEKGEERRTAEKRRSDSERGPESEHSRKDGGKPVQKSPGDLSFPMTGRERSEYIRWKRERDQIDLERLARHKNAKGEWRRAWDVEKSEHMFEEDFVKDGEPALDNPSSKKGGRNARKFQHRSFPADGRGGGHHGVNVSNLGPKAVPAVSSRAKGKDRLTGRARRWDAKEGEDMSLVKDDLDGQRSLGTDRRKSRGDEGVEENCTAELEEKGKQPSLQNHGASSSQHLQSGKVQPAQNGQKEEWRGVRGCSTEVSVASAGNSEPGPKPSKESLGEDASAKPGTADMSLEKESTDSTASESSLQSTRPGSEETLSLPMGVNVDGAGLEKQPASEQEPSENSSSSHGGKLDTGAGDRLDADQGQLVSKGGEEVTQTTALEGQALALQESEDAEGTEHHKPSPPGKASSDKAVVPEQDTAKSQSGEGDQPEDYKDSGDTHN; this is encoded by the exons GATACTGCTGTGGATGATGCTGTGTTAAggaagaaagagcagaaagatgTTGAACTTGATAAGAAAATCTTGGCTTTGCGGAAAAAAAATGAAGCGCTGATACGAAGGTACCAG GAAATAGAAGAGGACAAAAAGCGAGCGGAACAGGGGGGAATGGCTGTTACCTCCAGGAGGCCCAAGCAGGATGGACTTACTATTACCATCACCAAAGCTCACAAT GACCTGAAAGATGCAATTACCCAGACTGAACACTATGGACAAGATAGCCCAGCCCTCTCAATG GACAAAAGGGTGGTGAGTGAGAAATGGGGAAGCCCCTGTCCTACAAGCCCTGCATTTGGCATTggcagtgaggaagaggaggaggaggaggaagcagatCATATGTTCACATTCAGGATGGGGAAGAGGATGCAGCTGGCTGTTACCATGGACAACAAAGCAAAG GGCAAGAGGATTGTCAGCGAGAAACGCGCCGAGAGCTTCCCTGGCCCGGGCCGAGTGCCGGACCTGAGCGAGGAGGAGATGGACCATTTGGTGGCTTTCCGACGGGGAAGGAGGATGCAGATTGCCATCACCATGGATAACAAGGAAAAG GGAGAAGAGCGGAGAACAGCAGAGAAGAGGAGATCAGACAGTGAGAGAGGCCCAGAAAGTGAGCACAGCCGGAAG GATGGTGGGAAGCCAGTCCAGAAGAGCCCTGGAGACCTGAGTTTCCCCATGACTGGCCGGGAGCGCTCAGAGTACATCCGCTGGAAGAGGGAGCGAGACCAGATTGACCTGGAGCGCCTGGCACGTCACAAGAATGCCAAGGGCGAGTGGCGACGGGCTTGGGATGTGGAGAAATCAGAGCACAT GTTTGAAGAGGACTTTGTTAAGGATGGGGAGCCAGCCTTGGATAATCCCAGCAGTAAGAAAG GGGGAAGGAATGCAAGGAAATTCCAGCACAGGTCTTTTCCTGCAGACGGGAGAG GTGGAGGACATCATGGAGTGAACGTGAGCAACCTTGGTCCGAAAGCAGTGCCTGCTGTGAGCAGCCGAGCCAAGGGGAAGGACAGACTGACAggcagagccagaag ATGGGATGCAAAAGAAGGCGAGGACATGTCTCTTGTGAAGGATGACCTTGATGGCCAG AGGAGCCTTGGTACGGACAGGCGGAAGAGCAGAGGTGACGAGGGGGTGGAAGAGAActgcacagctgagctggaggaaaaggggaaacagCCAAGCCTCCAGAATCACGGGGCCTCCTCCTCACAGCATCTGCAAAGTGGGAAGGTCCAGCCTGCCCAGAATGGCCAGAAGGAGGAGTGGAGGGGAGtgaggggctgcagcacagaggtATCTGTGGCCAGCGCCGGGAACTCCGAGCCAGGGCCCAAGCCAAGCAAGGAAAGTCTTGGGGAAGATGCCAGTGCGAAGCCTGGCACTGCTGACATGTCCCTGGAGAAGGAGAGCACTGACAGCACTGCTTCagagagcagccttcagagcaCTAGGCCTGGCAGTGAGGAGACCTTGTCACTGCCCATGGGAGTGAATGTAGATGGAGCTGGGTTGGAGAAACAGCCAGCTTCAGAACAGGAGCCCTCTGAGAACTCTTCCAGCAGCCATGGAGGAAAGCTCGacacaggagcaggagacagACTGGATGCAGACCAAGGACAGCTGGTGAGCAAAGGAGGGGAAGAAGTGACCCAAACCACTGCTCTTGAGGGACAGGCACTTGCACTACAAGAAAGTGAAGATGCTGAAGGCACTGAACACCATAAGCCTTCACCCCCAGGGAAAGCCAGCTCTGACAAGGCTGTTGTGCCTGAGCAGGACACGGCAAAATCCCAGTCTGGGGAAGGGGACCAACCTGAAGACTACAAGGACAGTGGGGACACTCATAACTAG
- the CCDC9B gene encoding coiled-coil domain-containing protein 9B isoform X4 codes for MSNMHRADTAVDDAVLRKKEQKDVELDKKILALRKKNEALIRRYQEIEEDKKRAEQGGMAVTSRRPKQDGLTITITKAHNDKRVVSEKWGSPCPTSPAFGIGSEEEEEEEEADHMFTFRMGKRMQLAVTMDNKAKGKRIVSEKRAESFPGPGRVPDLSEEEMDHLVAFRRGRRMQIAITMDNKEKGEERRTAEKRRSDSERGPESEHSRKDGGKPVQKSPGDLSFPMTGRERSEYIRWKRERDQIDLERLARHKNAKGEWRRAWDVEKSEHMFEEDFVKDGEPALDNPSSKKGGRNARKFQHRSFPADGRGGGHHGVNVSNLGPKAVPAVSSRAKGKDRLTGRARRWDAKEGEDMSLVKDDLDGQRSLGTDRRKSRGDEGVEENCTAELEEKGKQPSLQNHGASSSQHLQSGKVQPAQNGQKEEWRGVRGCSTEVSVASAGNSEPGPKPSKESLGEDASAKPGTADMSLEKESTDSTASESSLQSTRPGSEETLSLPMGVNVDGAGLEKQPASEQEPSENSSSSHGGKLDTGAGDRLDADQGQLVSKGGEEVTQTTALEGQALALQESEDAEGTEHHKPSPPGKASSDKAVVPEQDTAKSQSGEGDQPEDYKDSGDTHN; via the exons ATGTCCAACATGCACCGAGCT GATACTGCTGTGGATGATGCTGTGTTAAggaagaaagagcagaaagatgTTGAACTTGATAAGAAAATCTTGGCTTTGCGGAAAAAAAATGAAGCGCTGATACGAAGGTACCAG GAAATAGAAGAGGACAAAAAGCGAGCGGAACAGGGGGGAATGGCTGTTACCTCCAGGAGGCCCAAGCAGGATGGACTTACTATTACCATCACCAAAGCTCACAAT GACAAAAGGGTGGTGAGTGAGAAATGGGGAAGCCCCTGTCCTACAAGCCCTGCATTTGGCATTggcagtgaggaagaggaggaggaggaggaagcagatCATATGTTCACATTCAGGATGGGGAAGAGGATGCAGCTGGCTGTTACCATGGACAACAAAGCAAAG GGCAAGAGGATTGTCAGCGAGAAACGCGCCGAGAGCTTCCCTGGCCCGGGCCGAGTGCCGGACCTGAGCGAGGAGGAGATGGACCATTTGGTGGCTTTCCGACGGGGAAGGAGGATGCAGATTGCCATCACCATGGATAACAAGGAAAAG GGAGAAGAGCGGAGAACAGCAGAGAAGAGGAGATCAGACAGTGAGAGAGGCCCAGAAAGTGAGCACAGCCGGAAG GATGGTGGGAAGCCAGTCCAGAAGAGCCCTGGAGACCTGAGTTTCCCCATGACTGGCCGGGAGCGCTCAGAGTACATCCGCTGGAAGAGGGAGCGAGACCAGATTGACCTGGAGCGCCTGGCACGTCACAAGAATGCCAAGGGCGAGTGGCGACGGGCTTGGGATGTGGAGAAATCAGAGCACAT GTTTGAAGAGGACTTTGTTAAGGATGGGGAGCCAGCCTTGGATAATCCCAGCAGTAAGAAAG GGGGAAGGAATGCAAGGAAATTCCAGCACAGGTCTTTTCCTGCAGACGGGAGAG GTGGAGGACATCATGGAGTGAACGTGAGCAACCTTGGTCCGAAAGCAGTGCCTGCTGTGAGCAGCCGAGCCAAGGGGAAGGACAGACTGACAggcagagccagaag ATGGGATGCAAAAGAAGGCGAGGACATGTCTCTTGTGAAGGATGACCTTGATGGCCAG AGGAGCCTTGGTACGGACAGGCGGAAGAGCAGAGGTGACGAGGGGGTGGAAGAGAActgcacagctgagctggaggaaaaggggaaacagCCAAGCCTCCAGAATCACGGGGCCTCCTCCTCACAGCATCTGCAAAGTGGGAAGGTCCAGCCTGCCCAGAATGGCCAGAAGGAGGAGTGGAGGGGAGtgaggggctgcagcacagaggtATCTGTGGCCAGCGCCGGGAACTCCGAGCCAGGGCCCAAGCCAAGCAAGGAAAGTCTTGGGGAAGATGCCAGTGCGAAGCCTGGCACTGCTGACATGTCCCTGGAGAAGGAGAGCACTGACAGCACTGCTTCagagagcagccttcagagcaCTAGGCCTGGCAGTGAGGAGACCTTGTCACTGCCCATGGGAGTGAATGTAGATGGAGCTGGGTTGGAGAAACAGCCAGCTTCAGAACAGGAGCCCTCTGAGAACTCTTCCAGCAGCCATGGAGGAAAGCTCGacacaggagcaggagacagACTGGATGCAGACCAAGGACAGCTGGTGAGCAAAGGAGGGGAAGAAGTGACCCAAACCACTGCTCTTGAGGGACAGGCACTTGCACTACAAGAAAGTGAAGATGCTGAAGGCACTGAACACCATAAGCCTTCACCCCCAGGGAAAGCCAGCTCTGACAAGGCTGTTGTGCCTGAGCAGGACACGGCAAAATCCCAGTCTGGGGAAGGGGACCAACCTGAAGACTACAAGGACAGTGGGGACACTCATAACTAG
- the INAFM2 gene encoding putative transmembrane protein INAFM2 translates to MKEKEAGAERGKPATYTGDKKARMAAKTNKKWVRLATVLAYVLSVSLAAIVLAVYYSLIWQPVRGSGGSSSPGPGAAATPAQLRAAPAGPTAGPPPAPPRTGPGPAAAAPPAASPSPAAGSGPGAGSP, encoded by the coding sequence AtgaaggagaaggaggcgggcgcggagcggggcaAGCCCGCCACTTACACCGGGGACAAGAAGGCGCGCATGGCGGCCAAGACCAACAAGAAGTGGGTGCGCCTGGCCACCGTGCTGGCCTACGTGCTCTCCGTCTCGCTGGCCGCCATCGTGCTCGCCGTCTACTACAGCCTCATCTGGCAGCCGGTgcgcggcagcggcggctcctccagccccggccccggcgccgccgccacCCCCGCGCAGCtccgcgccgcgcccgccggACCTACGGCGGGGCctccgcccgcgccgccgcgcaccggccccggccccgccgccgccgccccgccggccgcgtCCCCCTcgcccgcggccgggagcgggCCGGGCGCCGGCAGCCCCTGA
- the CCDC9B gene encoding coiled-coil domain-containing protein 9B isoform X5 — MAVTSRRPKQDGLTITITKAHNDLKDAITQTEHYGQDSPALSMDKRVVSEKWGSPCPTSPAFGIGSEEEEEEEEADHMFTFRMGKRMQLAVTMDNKAKGKRIVSEKRAESFPGPGRVPDLSEEEMDHLVAFRRGRRMQIAITMDNKEKGEERRTAEKRRSDSERGPESEHSRKDGGKPVQKSPGDLSFPMTGRERSEYIRWKRERDQIDLERLARHKNAKGEWRRAWDVEKSEHMFEEDFVKDGEPALDNPSSKKGGRNARKFQHRSFPADGRGGGHHGVNVSNLGPKAVPAVSSRAKGKDRLTGRARRWDAKEGEDMSLVKDDLDGQRSLGTDRRKSRGDEGVEENCTAELEEKGKQPSLQNHGASSSQHLQSGKVQPAQNGQKEEWRGVRGCSTEVSVASAGNSEPGPKPSKESLGEDASAKPGTADMSLEKESTDSTASESSLQSTRPGSEETLSLPMGVNVDGAGLEKQPASEQEPSENSSSSHGGKLDTGAGDRLDADQGQLVSKGGEEVTQTTALEGQALALQESEDAEGTEHHKPSPPGKASSDKAVVPEQDTAKSQSGEGDQPEDYKDSGDTHN; from the exons ATGGCTGTTACCTCCAGGAGGCCCAAGCAGGATGGACTTACTATTACCATCACCAAAGCTCACAAT GACCTGAAAGATGCAATTACCCAGACTGAACACTATGGACAAGATAGCCCAGCCCTCTCAATG GACAAAAGGGTGGTGAGTGAGAAATGGGGAAGCCCCTGTCCTACAAGCCCTGCATTTGGCATTggcagtgaggaagaggaggaggaggaggaagcagatCATATGTTCACATTCAGGATGGGGAAGAGGATGCAGCTGGCTGTTACCATGGACAACAAAGCAAAG GGCAAGAGGATTGTCAGCGAGAAACGCGCCGAGAGCTTCCCTGGCCCGGGCCGAGTGCCGGACCTGAGCGAGGAGGAGATGGACCATTTGGTGGCTTTCCGACGGGGAAGGAGGATGCAGATTGCCATCACCATGGATAACAAGGAAAAG GGAGAAGAGCGGAGAACAGCAGAGAAGAGGAGATCAGACAGTGAGAGAGGCCCAGAAAGTGAGCACAGCCGGAAG GATGGTGGGAAGCCAGTCCAGAAGAGCCCTGGAGACCTGAGTTTCCCCATGACTGGCCGGGAGCGCTCAGAGTACATCCGCTGGAAGAGGGAGCGAGACCAGATTGACCTGGAGCGCCTGGCACGTCACAAGAATGCCAAGGGCGAGTGGCGACGGGCTTGGGATGTGGAGAAATCAGAGCACAT GTTTGAAGAGGACTTTGTTAAGGATGGGGAGCCAGCCTTGGATAATCCCAGCAGTAAGAAAG GGGGAAGGAATGCAAGGAAATTCCAGCACAGGTCTTTTCCTGCAGACGGGAGAG GTGGAGGACATCATGGAGTGAACGTGAGCAACCTTGGTCCGAAAGCAGTGCCTGCTGTGAGCAGCCGAGCCAAGGGGAAGGACAGACTGACAggcagagccagaag ATGGGATGCAAAAGAAGGCGAGGACATGTCTCTTGTGAAGGATGACCTTGATGGCCAG AGGAGCCTTGGTACGGACAGGCGGAAGAGCAGAGGTGACGAGGGGGTGGAAGAGAActgcacagctgagctggaggaaaaggggaaacagCCAAGCCTCCAGAATCACGGGGCCTCCTCCTCACAGCATCTGCAAAGTGGGAAGGTCCAGCCTGCCCAGAATGGCCAGAAGGAGGAGTGGAGGGGAGtgaggggctgcagcacagaggtATCTGTGGCCAGCGCCGGGAACTCCGAGCCAGGGCCCAAGCCAAGCAAGGAAAGTCTTGGGGAAGATGCCAGTGCGAAGCCTGGCACTGCTGACATGTCCCTGGAGAAGGAGAGCACTGACAGCACTGCTTCagagagcagccttcagagcaCTAGGCCTGGCAGTGAGGAGACCTTGTCACTGCCCATGGGAGTGAATGTAGATGGAGCTGGGTTGGAGAAACAGCCAGCTTCAGAACAGGAGCCCTCTGAGAACTCTTCCAGCAGCCATGGAGGAAAGCTCGacacaggagcaggagacagACTGGATGCAGACCAAGGACAGCTGGTGAGCAAAGGAGGGGAAGAAGTGACCCAAACCACTGCTCTTGAGGGACAGGCACTTGCACTACAAGAAAGTGAAGATGCTGAAGGCACTGAACACCATAAGCCTTCACCCCCAGGGAAAGCCAGCTCTGACAAGGCTGTTGTGCCTGAGCAGGACACGGCAAAATCCCAGTCTGGGGAAGGGGACCAACCTGAAGACTACAAGGACAGTGGGGACACTCATAACTAG
- the CCDC9B gene encoding coiled-coil domain-containing protein 9B isoform X2, whose product MSNMHRADTAVDDAVLRKKEQKDVELDKKILALRKKNEALIRRYQEIEEDKKRAEQGGMAVTSRRPKQDGLTITITKAHNDLKDAITQTEHYGQDSPALSMDKRVVSEKWGSPCPTSPAFGIGSEEEEEEEEADHMFTFRMGKRMQLAVTMDNKAKGKRIVSEKRAESFPGPGRVPDLSEEEMDHLVAFRRGRRMQIAITMDNKEKGEERRTAEKRRSDSERGPESEHSRKDGGKPVQKSPGDLSFPMTGRERSEYIRWKRERDQIDLERLARHKNAKGEWRRAWDVEKSEHMFEEDFVKDGEPALDNPSSKKGGRNARKFQHRSFPADGRGGGHHGVNVSNLGPKAVPAVSSRAKGKDRLTGRARRWDAKEGEDMSLVKDDLDGQRSLGTDRRKSRGDEGVEENCTAELEEKGKQPSLQNHGASSSQHLQSGKVQPAQNGQKEEWRGVRGCSTEVSVASAGNSEPGPKPSKESLGEDASAKPGTADMSLEKESTDSTASESSLQSTRPGSEETLSLPMGVNVDGAGLEKQPASEQEPSENSSSSHGGKLDTGAGDRLDADQGQLVSKGGEEVTQTTALEGQALALQESEDAEGTEHHKPSPPGKASSDKAVVPEQDTAKSQSGEGDQPEDYKDSGDTHN is encoded by the exons ATGTCCAACATGCACCGAGCT GATACTGCTGTGGATGATGCTGTGTTAAggaagaaagagcagaaagatgTTGAACTTGATAAGAAAATCTTGGCTTTGCGGAAAAAAAATGAAGCGCTGATACGAAGGTACCAG GAAATAGAAGAGGACAAAAAGCGAGCGGAACAGGGGGGAATGGCTGTTACCTCCAGGAGGCCCAAGCAGGATGGACTTACTATTACCATCACCAAAGCTCACAAT GACCTGAAAGATGCAATTACCCAGACTGAACACTATGGACAAGATAGCCCAGCCCTCTCAATG GACAAAAGGGTGGTGAGTGAGAAATGGGGAAGCCCCTGTCCTACAAGCCCTGCATTTGGCATTggcagtgaggaagaggaggaggaggaggaagcagatCATATGTTCACATTCAGGATGGGGAAGAGGATGCAGCTGGCTGTTACCATGGACAACAAAGCAAAG GGCAAGAGGATTGTCAGCGAGAAACGCGCCGAGAGCTTCCCTGGCCCGGGCCGAGTGCCGGACCTGAGCGAGGAGGAGATGGACCATTTGGTGGCTTTCCGACGGGGAAGGAGGATGCAGATTGCCATCACCATGGATAACAAGGAAAAG GGAGAAGAGCGGAGAACAGCAGAGAAGAGGAGATCAGACAGTGAGAGAGGCCCAGAAAGTGAGCACAGCCGGAAG GATGGTGGGAAGCCAGTCCAGAAGAGCCCTGGAGACCTGAGTTTCCCCATGACTGGCCGGGAGCGCTCAGAGTACATCCGCTGGAAGAGGGAGCGAGACCAGATTGACCTGGAGCGCCTGGCACGTCACAAGAATGCCAAGGGCGAGTGGCGACGGGCTTGGGATGTGGAGAAATCAGAGCACAT GTTTGAAGAGGACTTTGTTAAGGATGGGGAGCCAGCCTTGGATAATCCCAGCAGTAAGAAAG GGGGAAGGAATGCAAGGAAATTCCAGCACAGGTCTTTTCCTGCAGACGGGAGAG GTGGAGGACATCATGGAGTGAACGTGAGCAACCTTGGTCCGAAAGCAGTGCCTGCTGTGAGCAGCCGAGCCAAGGGGAAGGACAGACTGACAggcagagccagaag ATGGGATGCAAAAGAAGGCGAGGACATGTCTCTTGTGAAGGATGACCTTGATGGCCAG AGGAGCCTTGGTACGGACAGGCGGAAGAGCAGAGGTGACGAGGGGGTGGAAGAGAActgcacagctgagctggaggaaaaggggaaacagCCAAGCCTCCAGAATCACGGGGCCTCCTCCTCACAGCATCTGCAAAGTGGGAAGGTCCAGCCTGCCCAGAATGGCCAGAAGGAGGAGTGGAGGGGAGtgaggggctgcagcacagaggtATCTGTGGCCAGCGCCGGGAACTCCGAGCCAGGGCCCAAGCCAAGCAAGGAAAGTCTTGGGGAAGATGCCAGTGCGAAGCCTGGCACTGCTGACATGTCCCTGGAGAAGGAGAGCACTGACAGCACTGCTTCagagagcagccttcagagcaCTAGGCCTGGCAGTGAGGAGACCTTGTCACTGCCCATGGGAGTGAATGTAGATGGAGCTGGGTTGGAGAAACAGCCAGCTTCAGAACAGGAGCCCTCTGAGAACTCTTCCAGCAGCCATGGAGGAAAGCTCGacacaggagcaggagacagACTGGATGCAGACCAAGGACAGCTGGTGAGCAAAGGAGGGGAAGAAGTGACCCAAACCACTGCTCTTGAGGGACAGGCACTTGCACTACAAGAAAGTGAAGATGCTGAAGGCACTGAACACCATAAGCCTTCACCCCCAGGGAAAGCCAGCTCTGACAAGGCTGTTGTGCCTGAGCAGGACACGGCAAAATCCCAGTCTGGGGAAGGGGACCAACCTGAAGACTACAAGGACAGTGGGGACACTCATAACTAG